In the genome of Fundulus heteroclitus isolate FHET01 unplaced genomic scaffold, MU-UCD_Fhet_4.1 scaffold_36, whole genome shotgun sequence, one region contains:
- the LOC105918574 gene encoding AN1-type zinc finger protein 3, which produces MGDTSERSKPSSLPPRCPCGFWGSSKTMNLCSKCFADVQKKQPEDDCTSKPIQSSGSSQSSVFSSETSSSSSQALSLSLPSSSEAPSAAESSAMFSSRTEGVTSTETGQGTLCTPTKRPRESASGSESEATPEKRPRTEEKEGNGEEARGTPRQKNRRRCYRCQTKLELVQQELGSCRCGYVFCMLHRLPEQHDCVFDHLGRGREEAVLKMVKLDRKVGRSCQRIGEECS; this is translated from the exons ATGGGCGACACGAGCGAGCGCAGCAAACcgtcctctctccctccccggTGTCCCTGCGGATTTTGGGG GTCCAGTAAAACCATGAACTTGTGCTCCAAATGTTTTGCTG ATGTCCAGAAGAAGCAGCCGGAGGACGACTGCACCTCCAAGCCAATCCAAAGTTCTGGGAGCAGCCAGTCGTCGGTTTTCAGCAGCgagaccagcagcagcagcagccaggcCCTGTCGTTGTCGCTGCCGTCCAGCTCAGAGGCGCCGTCCGCCGCCGAGTCGTCGGCCATGTTTTCCAGCCGGACGGAAG GCGTGACATCCACAGAAACAGGCCAAGGCACACTCTGCACGCCCACAAAACGTCCGCGCGAGTCAG CCTCCGGGTCGGAGAGCGAGGCGACGCCGGAGAAGCGGCCGCGGACAGAAGAGAAGGAGGGGAACGGCGAGGAGGCCCGCGGGACGCCCAGACAGAAGAACCGCCGGCGCTGCTATCGCTGCCAAACCAAACTAGAGCTGGTGCAGCAGGAGCTGGGCTCGTGTCGCTGCG GCTACGTCTTCTGCATGCTGCACCGTCTACCCGAGCAGCACGACTGCGTGTTCGACCATCTGGGCCGCGGGCGCGAGGAGGCCGTGCTCAAGATGGTGAAGCTGGACCGCAAGGTGGGCCGCTCGTGCCAACGCATCGGGGAGGAGTGCTCCTGA